From a single Micrococcales bacterium genomic region:
- a CDS encoding FAD-binding oxidoreductase, whose translation MRPPTAGRIERVSLGLDFDAAARAAAEHLRTTEGRVRLHKTTSNLFRSRAATESELDLSAFGRVFDVDPATRTASVGGLTTYEDLVAATLAHGLVPLCVPQLRTITLGGAVTGLGIEAASFRNGCPHESVSAMDVLTGDGRVVRATADGEHHDLFFGFPNSYGTLGYALRLDIELEPVRRFVSLRHVGFDDAAALAATMADITATRQFDGVPVDYMDATLFEPREIFLTLGSYSDLGQPSDYTGQQIYYRSIRERGADVLTIHDYLWRWDTDWFWCSSAFGVQNPVVRRLWPDRYKRSDVYWKIIAADRRWRLSRRLDRMRGRAPKEMVVQDVEVPVAALPEFLDFFHREVGITPVWLCPLRQRDADLRWTLYEFDPATTYVNVGFWSRVALGSGEDPDAGRVNRAIEREVAGLGGRKSLYSTSYYGREEFYEIYGGAAYAGLKEQYDPDGRFPELYDKTCVEVR comes from the coding sequence ATGCGCCCGCCGACTGCTGGCAGGATTGAACGGGTGAGCCTGGGTTTGGACTTCGACGCAGCGGCACGAGCCGCGGCCGAGCACCTGCGCACTACCGAAGGCCGGGTCCGACTGCACAAGACCACGTCGAACCTCTTCCGCTCGCGGGCCGCCACCGAGTCCGAACTCGATCTGTCAGCTTTCGGCCGGGTGTTCGACGTCGATCCGGCCACCCGGACCGCCAGCGTGGGCGGGCTCACCACATACGAGGACCTGGTCGCCGCCACCCTGGCCCATGGGCTGGTGCCGCTGTGCGTCCCGCAGTTGCGCACCATCACCCTCGGCGGGGCGGTCACCGGGCTGGGCATCGAGGCCGCGAGTTTCCGCAACGGTTGCCCGCACGAGTCGGTCAGTGCAATGGATGTGCTGACTGGTGACGGGCGGGTCGTGCGGGCCACCGCGGACGGCGAGCACCACGACCTCTTCTTCGGCTTCCCCAACTCCTACGGCACCCTCGGCTACGCCCTGCGCCTGGACATCGAGTTGGAGCCGGTGCGCCGGTTCGTGTCGCTTCGCCACGTCGGGTTCGATGACGCCGCCGCGCTCGCAGCGACGATGGCGGACATCACTGCGACGCGGCAGTTCGACGGGGTGCCGGTCGACTACATGGACGCCACGCTGTTCGAACCCCGCGAGATCTTCCTGACGCTCGGCTCCTACAGCGACCTGGGCCAGCCGTCGGACTACACCGGCCAGCAGATCTACTACCGCTCGATCCGGGAGCGCGGCGCGGACGTGCTGACCATCCACGACTACCTGTGGCGGTGGGACACCGACTGGTTCTGGTGTTCCTCGGCGTTCGGTGTGCAGAACCCCGTGGTCCGGCGGTTGTGGCCCGACCGCTACAAGCGCAGCGACGTGTATTGGAAGATCATCGCCGCGGATCGCCGGTGGCGGCTTTCCCGGCGCTTGGACCGTATGCGGGGCAGGGCACCCAAGGAGATGGTCGTGCAGGACGTCGAGGTGCCGGTGGCCGCACTACCGGAGTTCCTGGACTTCTTCCACCGGGAGGTCGGTATCACCCCGGTGTGGTTGTGCCCCCTGCGCCAGCGCGACGCGGACCTGCGGTGGACGCTGTACGAGTTCGACCCGGCGACGACCTACGTCAACGTGGGGTTCTGGTCGCGGGTGGCGCTGGGCTCCGGCGAGGATCCGGATGCCGGGCGGGTGAACCGTGCCATCGAGCGCGAGGTCGCCGGACTCGGCGGCCGAAAGTCCCTGTACTCCACGTCCTATTACGGCCGTGAGGAGTTCTACGAGATCTACGGGGGAGCCGCGTACGCGGGGTTGAAGGAGCAGTACGACCCCGACGGACGTTTTCCCGAGTTGTACGACAAGACCTGCGTGGAGGTGCGATGA